One genomic window of Acidovorax radicis includes the following:
- a CDS encoding low molecular weight protein tyrosine phosphatase family protein, with translation MKRVLFICSRNRLRSPTAEHVFASVPGIETDSAGLASDADCQLSSDQIEWADVICVMEKQHRTQLTQRFKRYLSGKKVVCLDIQDNYQFMQPELVLLLEKRVPPHLR, from the coding sequence ATGAAACGAGTGCTCTTCATCTGTAGCCGAAATAGGTTGCGCAGCCCAACAGCGGAGCATGTTTTCGCCTCCGTACCCGGCATCGAAACGGATTCCGCTGGCTTGGCGTCCGACGCGGATTGCCAGCTAAGCTCTGACCAGATTGAGTGGGCAGACGTTATCTGCGTCATGGAAAAACAGCATCGAACGCAACTGACTCAGAGATTCAAGCGATATTTGTCAGGTAAGAAGGTGGTTTGCCTAGACATTCAGGACAACTATCAATTCATGCAACCAGAGCTCGTCTTGCTTTTGGAAAAGCGTGTCCCGCCACACTTGCGGTAG